The Apostichopus japonicus isolate 1M-3 chromosome 20, ASM3797524v1, whole genome shotgun sequence genome contains a region encoding:
- the LOC139962102 gene encoding dipeptidyl peptidase 1-like has product MFLTVCFASLMVLSTVVADTPANCTFDDIAGRWVFMMGDTGGDRTINCSNPTTNYFNLTVDLNYPDIAVDVTTGAEGFWTLIYNQGFEVVINSRKYFAYSKYKTSGKNVTSICTETLPGMFHNVIGRDWGCYIGQKVKGLATAKASQQPRYMSVNAPFRNDHNLIQQINSVQKSWTAKAYKEYEQMTWGQMLLRAGGAKPYAPLPKPKPATPEISRLAAQMPESFDWRDVDGQNFLPPVRNQESCGSCYSFSSMGMLAARFRVASNNTFKPVFSPQEIVSCSEYAQGCEGGFPYLIAGKYAEDFGVVEESCYTYQGKDSSCKNTTSCKRYYATNYQYVGGYYGACNEDLMKVQLVKNGPMSVSFEVLEDFLSYSGGIYHHTGLGGNLGKFDPFQLTNHAVLLVGYGQDGETGEKFWSVKNSWGESWGENGYFRIRRGTDEVSIEGLAVESFPIYP; this is encoded by the exons ATGTTTCTAACAGTTTGTTTTGCTTCTCTAATGGTACTGTCGACTGTGGTTGCAGATACCCCTGCCAATTGTACATTTGATGACATCGCTGGAAGATGGGTTTTCATGATGGGCGACACAGGAGGCGATcgaacaattaattgttccaatCCCA CTACTAATTATTTCAATCTGACAGTTGACCTTAATTATCCAGACATAGCTGTGGATGTTACCACTGGAGCAGAAGGCTTCTGGACTTTGATTTACAATCAAG GTTTCGAAGTCGTTATCAACAGTAGGAAGTATTTTGCCTATTCAAAATACAAGACATCGGGTAAAAATGTTACCAGCATTTGCACGGAAACCCTCCCTGGTATGTTTCATAATGTCATTGGGAGAGATTGGGGGTGTTATataggtcaaaaggtcaaaggtctggCAACTGCCAAAGCAAGTCAACAACCAAG GTACATGTCTGTAAATGCACCATTCCGCAATGATCACAACCTCATCCAGCAGATTAATAGCGTTCAAAAGTCGTGGACTGCAAAAGCGTACAAGGAATACGAACAGATGACCTGGGGTCAAATGTTACTGAGAGCTGGAGGAGCAAAGCCATACGCACCTTT GCCTAAACCAAAACCAGCAACACCCGAGATTTCTAGACTTGCTGCACAGATGCCAGAATCTTTTGACTGGCGTGATGTCGATGGCCAGAACTTTCTACCACCAGTACGGAATCAGGAATCCTGTGGTAGTTGTTATTCCTTCTCGTCCATGGGTATGCTTGCAGCCCGTTTTAGAGTAGCTTCCAATAACACTTTCAAGCCTGTGTTTTCTCCACAAGAGATTGTATCCTGTAGTGAATATGCTCAAG GTTGCGAAGGCGGCTTTCCTTACTTGATCGCTGGTAAATATGCCGAAGATTTTGGTGTGGTAGAAGAATCCTGCTACACATATCAAGGCAAAGATTCCTCCTGCAAGAACACGACGTCATGCAAGCGTTACTATGCCACAAATTACCAGTATGTCGGCGGTTACTACGGTGCCTGCAACGAGGATCTCATGAAAGTACAACTGGTCAAGAATGGTCCGATGTCTGTATCATTTGAAGTTCTCGAAGACTTCCTTTCATACTCCGGTGGCATTTACCATCACACAGGACTCGGCGGAAACCTGGGCAAGTTTGATCCTTTCCAGTTGACCAATCACGCAGTGCTCCTCGTCGGCTACGGTCAAGATGGCGAGACCGGTGAAAAATTTTGGAGTGTCAAGAACAGCTGGGGCGAGAGCTGGGGAGAAAATGGCTACTTCCGAATTCGACGGGGCACAGACGAAGTCTCCATCGAAGGTCTGGCCGTGGAATCGTTTCCCATTTACCCATGA